The genome window ACATCGACTGCGGCTGTTTCCGCCAGGGAGGAGAGAAAACCACTGCCTGGACGGCCATTTTCCGTGACATCTTGTTGCTTGTTGCGGCTGTTTTCGTCTTTCGTAAAACAAAACAATGACTGTTCTCGTATTGCCGCATCCCGCACAGTGGTGTAGGATGCGAACGTTTCGTTAATAGCTGGAGACCCGCGTGCTGAACGAACTCATTCTTACCGCCGTCGCCTACCTAGTCGGATCGATTCCCACGGGACTGCTCCTGGCTCGTGCCTTCGGCGTCGACATCCGCGTCACCGGTAGCGGAAACATCGGCGCCACCAACGTCTACCGCACTCTCGGCCGCACCGTCGGCATTGCTACCCTGCTGGGCGACTGTCTCAAGGGGCTCGTGCCGGTTCTCGTGGCCGGAAAGCTCGGCTTAGCCGACCCCTGGGTGGCCGCCGTCGGTCTTGCTGCCTTTCTCGGCCATGTGTACACCGTCTTTCTCGGTTTCAAGGGAGGGAAGGGGGTCGCCACGGCCCTGGGGGTCTTTCTCGGCGTGTCACCCCTGTCCGTCCTGGGTGCGCTTGCCCTCTTCATCGGCATTGTCGCCTCAACCCGCTACATCTCGCTCGGCTCCATCACCGCCGCTGCTGCCATGCCCTTTCTTGTGGCCGCGGTGGAGCGGCGCCCCCTCCTTGTGGGGATGACGCTTATCATTGCGGCCATCGTCATCGTCAAGCACCGGGAGAACATCCGCCGGCTGCGCGAGGGAACCGAGAGCCGCTTCAAGGCATGAACGTACCCGTCAACCTCCGCGACAGGCGCCTCCAGGTTGTGGCGATCCTGCTCATCATCATTGTCCTTGTCCCCGTCGTCCGTTACGCGGTCTTCATTGCCGTGCCCGCCGGCAATGGGGAAAACGTCAGGATACTCTCCTTCGACAAGGGTGCCACCCCCCGGCGCATCGCCAGCGAGCTTGAGACGGCCGGACTGATCACCAGCGCCCGGCTGTTTGTTCTTCATGCCCGCCTGCGTGGAGAGGCCGAACGGCTCAAGGCCGGCGAATACCAGTTCTCCGATGCCATGAAACCTGCAGAAATCCTCCGCAAGTTGGTGGCCGGTGAGGTCTATGCCCGACCTTTTGCCGTACCCGAAGGGTATTCCATGTATCAGGTTGCGGAATTGCTGGAAGGAAAGCGGATGTTCTCACGGGAACGCTTTCTGGCCGCAGCCACTGATCCGTCGTTTCTGGCCGAACTCGGCATCCAGGGCAGCAGTGTGGAGGGGTACCTCTACCCGAGCACCTATGCCGTTACCCGGTCCATGGGCGAAAGGGACCTGATTCGGGTCATGGTGTCCCAGTTCGACAAGGTCTACGGGGCCGGGTTCGCTGAGGAGGCGCGCCGCCGGGGAATGTCACGACATCACGTGGTGACCCTTGCCTCCATGATTGAAAAGGAGGCGGTCTCTCCAGCGGAGCGCCCTCTGATCTCTTCGGTATTCCACAATCGTCTGGCCAAGGGCATGCGCCTCCAGAGCGACCCTACCGCTGTCTACGGCGTGCGGGCCTTTGGCGGGAACGTGACCCGTCAGGATATCCTGCGGAATACCTCGCACAATACCTACCGCATCGCCGGACTTCCGCCCGGCCCCATCGGCAATCCGGGGCGCGATTCCCTGGCTGCCGCCCTCAATCCGGCCGCCACCGGCTATCTCTATTTCGTGGCCCGCAAGGATGGCACGCACCATTTTTCTGCCACGCTGGAGGAGCACAACACAGCAGTCCGACGATACCTGAAAACCCCCGCCAAATAAAAAAAGCCCCGCCGTTAAGCGGGGCTTTCTGTTTCGGGTACGATTGTTACCCGGGATCAGGCTTTTTCCACCGTTACCGTTACCACGCCGCCGTCACGTGACAGAAGGGCGTTCACGTTCATGCTGCGGAAATGGCTGGGTGCGAAAAGCAGCCCCGGTTGAACGCGCGGCGTTATCTTCACCGCTCCTTGCACCTTCACCGTCCCGGCGCTGAGCCGCACCGTGCCTCCTTCGGCAATGCCGAGCTTCGCTGCGTCGTTCGGATGAATCTCGATATATCCTTCAGGGATGATTTCCAGATTGTTCTTTGACCACGTGGTGGTCGTTCCACTGTGGTAGAGGATGGTACCGACCAGAAGAGCCGTCGGTGATCCGGCAACCGCTTTGGCGGATACCGGCGCCAGGGCCAGGCCGCTAGGACGCACCTGAGCGGCAATGGTGCCGCCGGCCCGGCCCACTGATGCGTAGGCGGGCACGAGGGCCACAACTTCGTCGAGCACGGCTGCGGGCGAATGGACACGGCTCTCACCCGTCAGGCGATTGTACAGTTCGGTAAGGATGTCCCAGTCCTCACGAGCGTCGCCTGGCGGGGCCACAGCCTTGGCAAGGGGCTGTACCCTGCCGTCAATGGTCGTGAACGTTCCGTTCTTTTCAGCGGCCACGGATGAAGGGAAGACCACGTGGGCCAGTTTTGCGGCCTCGCCGGGGAATGGGTCCTGGACAATGAGGAGCTCCAGTTTTTCCAGGGCCTTGCGTATCCGCTCTCCTTCCGGAAACGATGCCACCGGGTCGCAGCCGAGGAGGTAGAGGGCTTTGACGCTTCCCTGTTCGATTCCTTCAATGATCTGCCAGAAGTCCTTGCCGGCAGCGGCTGGGAGTTTTTTCCCCCACGCCTTCTCGAAAGTGGCGGCGTCGGTCTGGTGGCCGGGGAAGTGGTCGGGAGCGACCCCCATGTCGAGGAGGCCGCGGATATTGGTTTTCTCATATACCGGGAAGAGCCCGCCGGCATCGCCTGTCGTGGCGCCAAGAACCAGCGCGAGGTTGACGAGGGCCTTCACCGCATCGGTATCCCCGCCGCGCATGAGTTCGGCGCCGAAGATGACGGCAACGCCTCTTTTACCGCCGACAAGCCGTGCCGCAGCGCGCAGATCCGCCTCGGTGACGCCGGCCGCCTCGGCGGCATCGGCAATCGAGACTCCTGCCAAGGCCGCGGTCAGGTCGGAGAGATTGCTGATGTTCGCGCTGCAGAACTCCTTGTTTTCCAGGCCTTCTTCGAGAACAGCCTTGGTCAGGGCATTGATGAGAAGAGTTTCGTTCCCCGGCCGGTACTTGAGGTGGCTGTTGGCGAACTTCTTGAGCTTGATGTCGCGCATGGCGGCAAGAACCAGCTTTGCATTGTTCTTCGTAGCAGCTTGATGACCCGGTACTCCATGCCGGTTGCCTCGGCGTTCAAATCGCAGCCGACAACGAGGACTGCGGCTGCCCGGTCAATGGCATCAATGGTGGTGCTGGCGCCGACAATACCGAGCATTTCCCGCAGAACCTTCTGTGTCGCGGCATAGCCGAGGCGCGCCTCCGAGTCGATATTACCGGTGCCGACCGCCGAACGCATGAGCTTCTGGAAGAGATAGTTTTCCTCGTTGGTGACCCGGGCAGAGCCCAACCCTGCGACGGCATCGGCACCATGGCTGGTCGCGATCTGCTTGAGCGCTGCGGCTGCGGTTCCCATGGCCGTGTTCCAGTCGGCTTTCTGACCTTTCACCATCGGCTCGACGAGGCGATCCGGGGAATTGATGTAGCTGTAGCCGAAGCGTCCGTTGATACAGAGATTGCCACTGTTGTAGGTGGAGTCATCACTGGTCACGCGTTCCACCCGGCCGTTGCGGCTGTGGTATTCGATCTGGCAGCCGGCGGCGCAGAGGGCGCATACGCTCGGCGTAACCGTGAAGGCCCAGGGCCGGCCCCGGAACTTGAACGGCTTGCTGATGAGGGTGCCGGTGGGGCAGGCGGCCACGCAGTTGCCGCAGAATTCACAGTTGAGGGGCTTGCCGTCCACCGTGTCGATAATGGTGGCCTCACCCCTGTTGACTACCCTGATGGCGTTGCAGCCGACAATTTCATGATCAACCTTGACGCATTTCTCGCAAAGGATGCAACGGTTAGGGTCGCTCTCGATGAGGGGCCAGTCGTAGCGGATCTTGTGGCGCTCGAGCACGGCGCCGTATTCCTGCTTTGCGGCGCCGAGGCCGTAGCAGGCGTTCTGGAGATCGCATTCACCGCCCGCGTCACAGACGGGGCAGTCAAGGGGATGGTTCACCAGCATCAGTTCCATGATCTTCTGGCGGATCCTCGAAAGCTTCTCCGACTGGGTCGTTACCTTGATCCCGTCCTTGACCGGCGTGTTACAGGCCGTCATGGGCCGGTCGACCCCTTCGATCTCAACCGCGCAGACGCGGCAGGCACCGGTAGGCGACACCTTCTTGAGCCAGCAGAGGGTCGGTATCGTGATCCCGAGGAGCGCCGCCGCATCAAGGATCGTGGTCTCCTTCGCTACTGTGATGTCCTTCCCGTCGATTGTAAGACTGACCATATCCGTTTCACCCCTGGATAAGAGGCTCCCGGCCGGGAACGCACCGACGCCCGGGATCGTTGCCGATACCCGGGCCGCCGTGGCCCCGGCCGTGGGCCGAAGTGGCATGCTGAATGTGATGGACTAAATGGCGGCCATGGCGACCCGGTAGCACCGGAGGCAGCGTTCTGCCTCCTCCACTGCCTGGGTATCGACAAAGCCGAGTTCCACTTCCTGATAGTTGCCCTTGCTCGCCCGCTCCTTGCCATGGACCTCGGCCTGGTGGGCCCGCTCCCGGGAGTCGAGCCAGGGAACCTGTTCGTTCTTGTCGTAGACCGGCATGTTCGTGAGGATGTCCTCCATGAGTTCGTCCTCGGTAAGGTATGCCTTTCCTTCTTCGAGCCATCGCTGGATCACCCGCGCGGCACGGTGTGCATTGCCGATGCAGGCCACGACGGTCAGGGGGCCGATTTCGGCATCGCCGCCCGCGAAAACACCCTCAAGATCAGTGATGAGAATCCGTGCAAGGGGGTTGCCCATGCCGTCTTTCAGGTCCTTGCCCGCCGCATCCTTGAGGGGAACGTGCTTGGTGACGACGGTGTTCCACTTGGTGATGTCGATCCCCAGGTTGTCGGGGATGAAGGAAAGATCGGGATCCTGGCCAATGGCCGGGATGACGGTGTCACACTCAACCACGAACTCGCTGCCGGGAACCGGCTCGGGCCGACGCCTCCCCGAGGCGTCAGGCTCGCCGAGGGCCATCCGGACGCATTCCACGCCGGTCACCTGCTCGTTTCCATCCACAAGTACCCGCGTGGGGAGAACCTGGAACTCGAACCGCACCCCTTCCTCGTCGGCGCCGTCCACTTCCCACACGTCGGCCGGCATCTCCTTGCGCGAACGGCGGTAAAGAAGCGTGGACTCTTCCGCTCCTTCCCGGAGAGCAACCCGTACGCAGTCGATGGCGGTGTTGCCGCCGCCAACCACGACCACCTTTTTCCCCATGCCGGTGGGGCGTCCCATGTAGCTTCCCGGAGAAAGTCAATGCCGCCCTTCAGGAAACCCTTGTAGCCCTTGTCTTCCCCCTCGACGCCCATGGGCTTGGAGCGGTGGGCACCCGGTGCCAGAAAGACTGCGTCGAACTTTTGCTTGAGCTCTTCCAGGGAGAAGTCCTTGCCGATCCGGGTGTCATAGACGATATCCACACCCATGGAGGCAATGATGTCGATATCCCGCTGGAGCAAGTGCCGCGGTTGGCGGTAGGGGGGGATGCCGACGGCGATCATGCCGCCGCCGTACCCCTCGGGCAGGGCCTCGTAGATGGTGCAGGGATATCCTTCAAGGGCCAGGTAGTAGGCGCAGGCAAGACCTGCCGGACCGGCCCCGACAATGGCGACGTTCTTGTTCTTGCGCGGCTTGGGCTGCATGGGGGGAGCTGCGTTGTGCATCCACTCGTAGTCGGAGGCGGAACGCTTGAGCACCATGATGTTGACCGAGTCGTCCACGTTCTTGCGGCGGCAGTGGGTCTCGCAGGGGTGGGGGCACACCCTGCCGCAGACCGACGGCAGCGGCATGTTGTCGCGGATGATATCAAGCGATTCATCGAACCGGTATTCCTTGATTGCCTCGATGTAGGCGGGAATGTCGATATGGGCCGGACAGCGGTCCATGCAGGGGGCGGTGTACTTGTCGATGAACCGGTGCACGTTGGCGGGCTTTCGGATGCCGGTGATATAGGCGAGGAAATCCTCCCGGAAGTGCTTTACGGCATCGAGAACAGGGATGGTTGAGCTTTGGCAGAGGGTGCACTTGCAGTTGGTGAGCAGGTCCGCCAGATCGTCGACGGTGTCGAGGTCTGCCTCCGTGGCCCGTCCCTCGATGATGGCCGCCAAAACATCGGCAAGGACCTTGGTCCCCTTCTTCCCGGGGGTGCACTTACCGCAACAGTACTGGGTCTGCACGCGCTTCATATATTCGGCCGCCATGGCCGGCACGTCAACCTTCAGATCGTAAAGGATGATCCCGTCCCACCCCATGAACGCGGCAATCTGCCGCTCGCCATCGAGAGTGGTCGGAAGGCGGAAGCTCACGTCCTGGGCTTCTCCCCCCTTGCGGTTGTCGACGATTGTTCTTCCCCAACTGGAAAAAACCACCTGTGCCACGTACGCCTCCGTTCAGACCTTCGCAGAGATGGTCAGCGATACTTAACTTTTTGAATTTACAAAACAAATAATGGTTTGCAAAGTGTATACAGTATGCACTATCTAACACAACATCCTTTGATAAATCAAGGGAAAAAATAATTAAAAAGCTGTTTCCGGGCGGGATTGTCATTTGCTATAGTTTGGGCCGCCTGGGGCGTCGGGGCACCGGGGGAGGACCGTTGCGGCAGCACAGGGCCCGGCAATGCCGGGCCGGGAAGGGAGGGACTGTATGTATCGGGAGGCGTTTGCATCGCTGTTTGAAATTAATATGGGCGTAACGGCTGGAGAACGGATTCTTGTTTTCAGTGACAGGGTAAGATCCGACGAGGAACTCTCGGCCGACGAGGCCGCCCGCCGGCAGAATCTTCTGTTTGTGGCGGAAGAGGCTGGCCGTTATGCCGATGCCTCGTACGGCAATGCCTGTTTTGCCTCGTTTCCCGCAACTGCCGCGTCCGGGGCCGAACCGCCCGAAGTCCTCTGGCGTGCCGCCTTTGGCGATGCGGCGGTAAATGCCCTGGCCGCAGGGGGGCTACTTGCGCGCCTGCTGGCAAAGGAGGCGACCCTGGAGGATCTGGAGCGGGCTCGCCGGATCGTGTTGTTCAGCCGTGATGCCGCCGCGCAGGTGGTGGTCGCTCTCTCCAACAATTCCACGAGTCATACCCGGTTCCGTCATCTGGTCAATGCGGTTGGCGGTCGCTTTGCCAGCCTTCCCCACTTCGATCCTGATATGTTCTTTTCCTCCATGCGGGTTGATTGGCGCCAGTTGGCCGAACGGACCCGGCGGGTCGCCGATGCGGTTAATGGTGCGACCGCCCTGCGGGTGGAAACCCCGAACGGCACGCGTATGCGTTTCGACAAGGGGGGGCGGGTTGCCAAGGGGGACGATGGGCTTCTTGCCGCACCGGGAAGTTTCGGCAACCTCCCTGCGGGGGAGGTGTACCTGGCCCCGCTGGAGGGGACGAGCGAAGGAATCATGGTGCTCGAATGGGGGCCCACGCGCCGGCTCGACTCTCCGGTCGAGCTGGTGGTCAGGGCCGGCGCTGTCGTGGACGTACGAGGCGACGATCCCCTGCGGGCAGCGCTGGAACGGAAATTCGCCGAGAGCGACCGGAACCGGAACATCGCCGAGCTGGGCATCGGGACCAATGACCGGGCAACCCGGCCGGACAACGTCCTTGAAGCCGAGAAGATCCTCGGCACCATTCATATCGCACTGGGTGACAATTCCGGTTTCGGCGGCACCGTGCAGACGCCGTTTCATGAAGACTACGTCTTTTATCGTCCCACCCTCACCCTTGTCTCGGAAACCGGTGCCGAAACCGCCCTGCTGAGCAACGGCAGCCTCTTGCTCTGATGATTCAAGAGTTTTTATCTCAAGAATCGGTGCGCTTTGTCGATATGTATACAAAGAAGGTATCTTTGCGCCACGGAGGTGTGCCATGGTCGGGGAGATACAAGACGCAAGCGTCGGCCTCACCTTTCGGCTCGACAATGGAGAGCACAAGCTCAGCGCGAGTTTTGTGCCGACCGGTGAAAAGCCGCCCATCAATCTTTCCTGGATCAAACAGGCCCTCGCCTTGGCGGGGTTTGCCGATCTCTATCTCTACGAGCACGCCCTGGTGGAGTTGCTGAAGCGTTACAACGCCGCCACCCAGCCGTTCACCTTCGACCTGGGTGAGCGTCGCAATGGTTCTTTCACCATCACGTGCACCCCTGACAATCTGGAAGCACGTCTGACGATCATTCCCGCGTACGGCGGCAAGGCGGTCGCCGCGGAACAGGTCAGGCAGGCACTGAGGGAAAAGGGGGTCGTCTTCGGTGTTGACGAAGAGGCCATCAATCGCGCCGTTGCCGCCGGTGCGGCCTCGGATGTCCTGGTGGCGCAGGGAATACCGCCCCGGCCGGGCACCGATGGCGAACTGGTGAGCTTCGTCACCGAGATCCGCGACCGTCAGCCCCAGCTCCTCGATGATGATACGGTCGACTACCGGAACCTGGGGCAGATCCTCAGCGTACGTGCCGGCGATCCCCTCATGCGCCGGATCCCGCCCGTGGAAGGTGTTGCCGGCACGAGCGTCATGGGAAAGATCCTTTCTCCGCCGCCGGCGCGTGATGCGGTCTTTGCCCCGAACCTCCCGGGAACGGCCTTTGATGCGGAGGACCCCAACCTTCTCGTGGCCGCCGTGGACGGCCAGCCCGTTCTGGTTGCCAACGGCATTACTGTTGAGCCAGTGCTCCGGTTGAAGCTCGTCGACCTTTCCGTCGGTAACCTGGATTTCAACGGAACCATCGATATTGCCGGAGACGTGGTGGCGGGAATGACCGTCAAGGCCAGCGGCGACATTTTCATCGGTGGTGTGGTGGAGGCGTCAAGGATTGAAGCCGGCGGCAATGTCGAGGTCCGTGGCGGTGTCCTCGGCCAGGGGGAAACTCGCGCCTCGTCGGCGGCAGCCGGAAGGGACCCGGTGTGGATAAAGGCCGGGGGGTGCGTTACGGCCCAGTTTGTCGAGCACGTCATCGTCGAGGCGGGCGACGGTATCATGGTGCGGGAGTTCTGCATGCAGAGCGAACTGGTGGCGGGCAACCGGATTGTTGTGGGGCATGACGGAGGGAGCAAGGGACACGTCATTGGCGGCAGTTGCCAGGCCGTCAACCTGGTCCGTGCGGTTACCCTCGGTTCGCTGGCCGGCGTGCATACGGCCGTGAGCGTAGGAGTCGACCCCCACGTGCGGGAGCGTTTTTCAACGGTGCGCCTCAAGCTTCAGGAAAAAGAGCGGGAGATGGACGAGCTTGCCAAGAATCTCGATTACTATGCCTCGCTGCCGTCGGCTCAGCCGGAACAGCTCGCGCGTACCAGTGAGGCCAGGGACAAGCTTCAGGCGGTCATTTCGGAGCTCACGGGAGAAAAGAAACGTCTCCAGAAGCGCCTGGAACAGGTGGCCGGGGCCCAGGTCGTTGTGGAGCGAGAGGCCCTGGTGGGGGTCGTGATATCCATTGGCGCCAAGGTCTTCCTGGTGGACGAGGACCTGGGCGCAACGGTCTTCCGGATCGAGGACGGGGCCATTGTCGCTTCAACCTGAGGCAGGCGGGGGCTGCGCCTCACGCCGTCCTTCCTCCAATTGCCGTTGACACCGGCGACCGACTGTGAAATGGTTCCTGACCAGGGAGATTTGGACCAGCCATGAACATAATCGGACTTACCGGTGGAATCGCTTCGGGAAAAAGTACGGTATCGCGGATTCTGGAGCGGCTCGGCGCGGTGGTGATCGATGCGGATCAACTGGCCCGCGAGGCGGTCATGCCGGGGGTGCCCGCCCATCGGGCCATTGTGGACA of Geobacter anodireducens contains these proteins:
- a CDS encoding acyl-phosphate glycerol 3-phosphate acyltransferase, which gives rise to MLNELILTAVAYLVGSIPTGLLLARAFGVDIRVTGSGNIGATNVYRTLGRTVGIATLLGDCLKGLVPVLVAGKLGLADPWVAAVGLAAFLGHVYTVFLGFKGGKGVATALGVFLGVSPLSVLGALALFIGIVASTRYISLGSITAAAAMPFLVAAVERRPLLVGMTLIIAAIVIVKHRENIRRLREGTESRFKA
- a CDS encoding peptidase, which gives rise to MYREAFASLFEINMGVTAGERILVFSDRVRSDEELSADEAARRQNLLFVAEEAGRYADASYGNACFASFPATAASGAEPPEVLWRAAFGDAAVNALAAGGLLARLLAKEATLEDLERARRIVLFSRDAAAQVVVALSNNSTSHTRFRHLVNAVGGRFASLPHFDPDMFFSSMRVDWRQLAERTRRVADAVNGATALRVETPNGTRMRFDKGGRVAKGDDGLLAAPGSFGNLPAGEVYLAPLEGTSEGIMVLEWGPTRRLDSPVELVVRAGAVVDVRGDDPLRAALERKFAESDRNRNIAELGIGTNDRATRPDNVLEAEKILGTIHIALGDNSGFGGTVQTPFHEDYVFYRPTLTLVSETGAETALLSNGSLLL
- a CDS encoding aminodeoxychorismate lyase, producing the protein MNVPVNLRDRRLQVVAILLIIIVLVPVVRYAVFIAVPAGNGENVRILSFDKGATPRRIASELETAGLITSARLFVLHARLRGEAERLKAGEYQFSDAMKPAEILRKLVAGEVYARPFAVPEGYSMYQVAELLEGKRMFSRERFLAAATDPSFLAELGIQGSSVEGYLYPSTYAVTRSMGERDLIRVMVSQFDKVYGAGFAEEARRRGMSRHHVVTLASMIEKEAVSPAERPLISSVFHNRLAKGMRLQSDPTAVYGVRAFGGNVTRQDILRNTSHNTYRIAGLPPGPIGNPGRDSLAAALNPAATGYLYFVARKDGTHHFSATLEEHNTAVRRYLKTPAK